TCAGTGGAATCGACTTTTCGGCACTCTGACCTGCAGGGTAGTTAACAGCACAACTTACACTCTCGTGCTCTTCTTTTACTGTCCAAGTTCGAATAATTTTCCTTTCCCAAATCCCTTCAGATACCAGAGTGTCCATGTTCTGGTTTGTTCCAGGTAAATcctttagggttagggttgggggaGCAGAGAAACATGTATGCCGCACACTGCAGGACACAGTGCCCTGCTCTCCCACTTTGAGGATACCAATAATGCCCAGCTGTGGTTCTGGTGCATGTTCTGTTAATTCAAAGCAAAAATTGAGAGCTATCGTGACACAGCAACTTCTGAGTCATTTGCACAAATTAATAACTGCAATTAAACAAACGTAGTTAAAAGTGataggaaagaaaaataatgtgatcgctgaaaataaatatttctccACATTATTTTATGTCTCTCTTAATGTTTTGATATAAGTATTGTAGTTTGAAGTGTTATTGAAATGCATTTATTGGGTTTAGACAACACTGTGCTGGAAATAACTCAAGGTTCTAACTACAAGTTAGATGCAGAGGCAAATCATTGCAAGTTATACATGCACaaaactaaaatataaataagtaatttaaaaaaagatctttTTCAAACTAGAGAAGCTTTTGCCATGAGGCCTTAAGCTTGTTgcattatacattttttttgaaatttttttttaaatcagagagGAATCAGTTTGTCTTGGTAAGGTTTACTTTCTGTAGTAACTTAGATGTCTATCCTGGGAATTGAGGTTgaattgaggaaattaatgaatGCTTACCTGAAACAATAAGTTTTGTAGAGCTATCAAAAAATGTATGATCAATAGTGCGGTAAGAATCAATGGGGTTCTTATCCATCCATGGATAAAGTCGGTCACGGTTGTGTGACATGTCCAGCCTTTCAATCTTAAGACTACAGTTCTTCTCAGTCACTGATCCAGTCAAGCTTGTTCGACCATGAAACTTACTAATAACACTCTCTCCTTGGTTGAATACAGCTGGGTATTTATTCCTCTGATACAAGTACCATATAACCTTAAGGTTATTAGGCTGAGAGTTTTTGTACAAAAATTTACATGGAATGATGAGACATGACCCTTTCAACCCAGTTATGGTGGCTGGAGCCGTGAAGGACCAACCCAGATTCAGTATGTTTCCTGCAAAAGAGAAGATACTTTTGAAGCACTTTTGatcttaacaaaaaataaataaatattggcaGCCACCGGTGCTACCCCACTGCCCCCTAGTAGATGCACGTATGGTATAAATTTTAAAACAGTGCATGATTTTTCAAAAGTTGTCCTGTGAACTTGAGCCAGATGACTTCATTCTTGACTTATTGCATTCTCAAACTCAAGTGCCCATAATTGTGGAGTGACGGCATCCTGAGTTAATCTAAACATGATGGAAGTTTCTTTTCATAGATCTCAAAGACAGAGAACAATATTAGCCTCCATGACTTGTATTTGTAAAATCTAAAAAATCAGTCTCTGCATCAGGTCTGGTATCATGATCGATGCAAGTCCTCTGTTAGTCTTCATATTTCTGAGATATGATTCAAGTATTcataaatggataaaaaaatGGCTAATTGCTGATAATGGGCGCTGGTACCACTGGAAAACTTGGTCATCagcctattattattattattattattattattattattattattattattattattattattataagtagtagtagtagtagtagtattaaaGTACATTTCAAAAGCATGTACATAAACTATGATTAggtaaaatcatttttattgcagATGTAGTTTGTGAGAGAATACAAATGCAGGACAATCCTAtaaatgttttaagagttttagGTGTATTGTTAGATGTTACATTTAGATAAATATTTGTACTTACGCTTTACCCGTAGCGTGACGCTTGCTTCTTTTGTCTGACCTCCAGGGAAGCGTGCATAGCATATCAGCGATCTTCCATTGTCATTAGCTGATGCTGTAAATGTCAGTGTGGAGACAGTCCTCCACTGAGCACCCCCTGATAACTTGCTAGTATCAGAAGAGGCTGGCATATTACCATAATTCCATGTCAGAGTTGGAATATTTCGATAGCATGTGTATGAAACACTGCAGGTTACTGTACTTTGATCTCCCTCCAGAAATTCATATGATGCAGAGCTGACAGTCAGCCCTGAAATGGAGCCTGGGATACAATTAAAAATGGTTAAATATCAAAGATGGCGTaggataaaatataatttacttTTACTACATACATTGTGAGGTTAAGGTTTTAGATGCTGATGCAGAGCGACCACCACGGTGTTGGACATAGCACTCCACAGTTTGATATTCTTTCTCTATGAACAGAGTGGTTGTTACCATAGTTTTAGATCTTCCATCAGATAGAGGACTATGAGTTAGACGTTCGTTTCGCAGTGGGATGTTGAGCCTCAGACTTGGGGGATAAGTGGGACAAGTGTGGTAAACACTGCATTGCACTGTTACAGACTGCCCAACCACCTTGTTTCCAAAGATCTCAATAACCGGTGGATCTGCTGTGCCTTAAATAACAAAATGTGAAGAATTACATAATCATACAACAACATAATGATCAATTTATAGTGAAAGCTTAAATTATTTACCTACCTACTACTTCAACTGTTACAGTTGTGTCATAGAAAGGGTAGGTTCTCCATCCAACATTTTCCGGATCCACCCAGGGATAAAGCTTCTGACTGTGATCAGCCAAGGTCACTCGTTTAATCAACAGACTGCATGTCCGATGGTGTGAAGAAGTATATACACTTGTTCTTCCTTTAAATATGTCCAGCACATCATTCCTGTTCCAGTTGTCAGATACTATTGGATATCCTCTGCTCACATATTGATACCACACTACACGATCTGGTCTTTTAGGTGGATACTGATAGTAATCATAACTGCAAGGGATAACAAGGCAGGAACCCAACAATCCTTTGATATTTCTTGGCATTTTTACCTCCCAAGCACTGGAGCTGCACAAAATATATGCTGCAAGAGAATCATGGCACAATGAGAGAAATtaaaatacagtggcttgcaaaagtattcggccccttgaacttttccacattttgtcacattacagccacaccCATGAgccaattttattggaattccacgtgaaagaccaacacaaagtggtgtacacgtgagaagtagaatgaaaatcatacatgattccaaacattttttccaAATAAATAATTGCAAAGTGGGGTGTACATAATTATTTTGCCCCCTTttgtctgagtgcagtcagttgcccatagacattgcctgatgagtgctaatgactaaatagagtgcacctgtgtgtaatctaatgtcagtacaaatacagctgctctgtgacggcctcagaggttgtctaagagaatagtGGGAGCagcaacaccatgaagtccaaagaacacaccagacaggtcagggatagagttattgagaaatttaaagcaggcttaggctacaaaaagatttcccaagccttgaacatcccatggagcactgttcaagcgatcattcagaaatggaaggagtatggcacaactgtaaacctaccaagacaaggccgtccacctaaactcacaggccgaacaaggagagtgctgatcagaaatgcagccaagaggcccatggtgactctggacgagctgcagagatctacagctcaggtgggggaatctgtccataggacaactattagtcgtgcactgcacaaagttggcctttatggaagagtggcaagaagaaagccattgttaaaagaaaaccataagaagtcccgtttgcagtttgccacaagccatgtggggacacagcaaacatgtggaagaaggtgctctggtcagatgagaccaaaatggaacttttggccaaaatgcaaacgCTATATGTggggaaaactaacactgcacatcactctgaacacaccatccccactgtcaaatatggtggtggcagcatcatgctctggggtgcttctcttcagcagggacagggaagctggtcagagttgatgggaagatggatggagccaaatacagggcaatcttgaagaaaacctcttggagtctgcaaaagacttgagactggggcgcaggttcaccttccagcaggacaacaaccctaaacataaagccagggcaacaatggaatggtttaaaacaaaacatatccatgtgttagaatggcccagtcaaagtccagatctaaatccaatcgagaatctgtggcaagatctgaaaactgctgttcaaacgctgtccatctaatctgactgagctggagctgttttgcaaagaagaatgggcaaggatttcagtctgtagatgtgcaaagctggtagagacataccctaaaagactggcagctgtaattgcagcaaaaggtggttctacaaagtattgactcaggggctgaataattacgcacacccactttgcagttatttatttgtaaaaatgtttggaatcatgtatgattttcattccacttctcacgtgtacaccactttgtattggtctttcacgtggaattccaataaaattgattcatgtttgtggctgtaatgtgacaaaatgtggaaaagttcaaggggggcgaatacttttgcaagccactgtatagcacacacacacacacacacacacacacacacacacatatatatatatatatatatatatatatatatatatatatatatatatatatatatatatatatatatatatatatatatatctggaAATTACCATACCTAGACAGAAGCACAGGAAAAATGGTCCAGACCCAGACATCTTGTTAATGGTATAACATTCCTGAAATAAATATATGGAATTACCAAATTATCATCTTATTTTTATTCAGTGTACaactaaaagcaaaaaaaatcacaaattctAAAGTTGTGCCATTCAATGGGCCATTTGACGCATAATTCTAAAGTTGAGACAATAGAGTCAATCAATAAAaagaccaacaacaacaaacacataaacacgaGCACTCAGAGAGGACAACTCCCCCTAAAGGGTAAGGGCTATACTAAAACCTTGacattttatgatgtttttattacaatatgATGCCTCAGTCTGTTATGTTGTCTTTGTGAAATCGTAGGGCATcttattgaaaaaataaaacgtgTGTTGTGCAGCTCTCTCCATGTTCTTTCATGTGATATATTACTTGATATggtttcttgaaaaaaaaatttcaaggtcaactttgacCTTGGGGACTAACATTGAAGATGAAGATCAAATACTTGGCCAACGCAGGTACTAATGACCCCCTAGGCTTAGTATTTCTTGTTATATTTGAAGACAATCCATAAGATGTTGCAAGGTCTAGGCTTTACTGATTTTTACATTTGGTATGACCTTGATCTTCGCCATGACTTGATTTACCAAAATTAAGTATAATATAAAATTAAGGGATCAACAGCTATTATATTATGGCCCCATCCCTACTACTGTTTGAAGCATCAGGGTATAGTGTCTTCGAGTAATATATAAATCGTAATGTTATAGACTGTTTCCAGACTGGAGTAGGTACAGCATTGTTTTCTAGGGTcacttaaacaaaaaaaagtttaaagttttaatagGCTTTAAGAGGGTAATAGTTGGAAAGCACTATCAATATAGTCAGCACCCAACCCATTTTCTTACTGAAAGACTATTCAACCAGAACAGGTTTTCACCCCGAAAAAAAGTCATTCAGAGATCATTAATAATGCCTAAATGCTTAAATGCTTAAATGTTACTTACTTAGTTAATTACTCATGGAAAACTAAGTTTGAAAATACTGGCAAAAGACTAAACAATGCTAGAGTGGTACAAGATGCAAAATGTTTAGAGATTATATAATACCCAGAGGCTTATGAAAAATATTTCCAATTACAAAAACTTCTCTAGACagtttaaatacataaatatataactatatatattatatacttATATATACTTATTCATATATATAAACAATCCTATGggaaataaacttttctttacattacttcccccccccccttacATTTGTAAAATGTGGGGAAGTGGATAATGCAAAATTGTAATCTTTTTGTGAACAAATTTTTTCTAATAAAAAAGTCTGTTGACATTAtttcagcaaaaagaaaaaaagttctttAATTTACTTACCTCCACAGAGGAATAGTCATTAAGCGTTTTCATAcaagtaaaactaaaaatgcagctttttaaCCACACAGTGTGGGCGGAGGGTATGATTTTCCACCCACAAGGGGGGGCAAAGCTCTAAAACCTAATGGTGTGTGTCAGGTTGAATAATCTATTGCACTTTTGggtattttttttcacaaaataacaTCATTTCGAAagcatttaattttaaaaagcataacTGAATAAACTACAGTTACATTAAACATATATACATTAATATATATGAATGGGTTTGAACTGTGTGCGGGGAAGTGTTGGAAAAGGTCatgaaatgtaaaaagaaaaactttgtctTTGATAAGTTACCCTCATCAGTGTGATAAGTATGACTTGTCTTTGTGAAACTTGTAAGTCCAACTTCTTGAGGAAGTAGAGGAACTTCTCATAATTGTTGGAGGAAGTGGCTAATTTTATGCTTGCACTGAAGGAACTGAGAGAGATCATGAATTTTTAGGagtcagttttgttttctttgtgcagatgcatggtggtggtggtggtgtttgtGGTTGTGGTGGGGTGGGTGAACCTTACGTTGGTTAGTTATATTGTCATCACACTGCCCAgagtaagacaaaaaaaaaaattaaataccaACATAACTGTTTGACAGATATAGTACTGGAGCCAGCAGCTGTTTAGTTTAGCTTAACTTAGTTTGTAAATGGGTGGGTAGATTGTACAGCATGTCCATAGTTGGTACAATCTGCATTTTAATCTCTAAGATTTGATTCTAATTTTAACATTCACTCCTCTGTTAGACTGGTTGATTCATTCTTTGAAATTTTCACTTTCAGTGAAAATTCAGTGTCTCTTGTCTCAGCCgagtgttgtttattaatttCCTCTATGCTCCCTTCTATGTGCACATTAAAAGAATTATAAAATTCTAGGTAATTTAATATGAAATCATGGTGAAATTACGTCACATATACAAAAGCAGTGATGATTTAAAAAGGGCCTCCCTCACCCAAACCCTGGTGCCAAACAATACAGCGTTCAAGTCAGTTAAAAAAAGTTTCATGTTGATTTATTTAGTCAAAAAAGGAGTAGTATTTTTACAAATACTATTTTGCAAAATTATGGATACAAGCATTTGTCACACCACACGACATAAATTACAGGATTATATTAATTAATGGACAGAAGACATCATCACAAGGAACATGCATGAAAAATCCTCAGCATAAGTGATCATAAAGAGTGCACATAGattatttttacaattatttacatttattatttagaACATTAATTGCtgacttttttcttgttttgtttgtttttcagatgtttcCATAGATGTTGAGGTCTGCGGTATTAATGTAGTCATCACCTTCATCAGGGTCCTGTGAGAGATGAAGGTTGTTAGTGTCACAGATATTGATAGCATCAGTGAACTTAATTATGAGGAACATATTGATGGCAAATTAACAATACCTCTTTGTAATTGTTGGATTTGGGTTGGCTAAGATCCATTAGCAACAGCAGCAATAAAAAGGAGACAGATGAAAAATAACATTAGAACAATGCAAATGTCTACAGTTTACCACATGGTTAATTCACGGTGAGTAAGATGAGTACCTTTTGGGAGATGGGAAACGAGGTTTTGTGACTTTCTGGTTATCACAAGATTTCGAATTCACATTGTTTGGACTGCACAACAAATATTATCTCATTAGAtcatcagaaaaacaaaaacaattgataaattctttaaaaaaaaaatacatttagaacaTTTACCTATGACCAAAATCTACCATGTCACCTTTAGGCcttctgttaaaaaaataaaaataaattatataaatgtataaatataaatatatatgtatgtatatatatgttaaTTGCATAAACACCACTTTAAAAGAACTGTCAATCTATTTAGTGGAAGCTGGAAAGGCTGGCCActataaatgttttttcacacCCTACCTCGAAAATCTGCTCCAAATAGACCTTCtacacaaaaaagaggaagagaaacaggCATATGTTTTAAGACACATAAATAGAAGTGTAGATTTGATAAAAAACGAGAAAAGGCTTCGGACTTCTGCACAGAAATGCAAATTACAGTGAGGCCAAACATCTGCAGCGTTTTACAGAACTGTAGAAGGGGTTGTACAGAACTAGACGCTAAGATTATCTATTGCAGTCAGAGAACTAAAGTTCATTAGAATTACTCTTGCCTTTGATCTGAACGAGATGGTCCTGCTCCAGAACGAATCCTGGAGAGTTCACAAATTATATTATTCATTAATTCAGTTAACAGTTACAATACcacatgaaaaagaaatatgGTTTGATATACACATGTTTAATAGAGGTTAAGTGTGTTATCCTCTTGAGACCCAGAAGAAAAAATCTTtgatatttacagttttttttagataatttaAATATTGTGGTTGAAAGAAACATGTTATGGCTAcatatttttacatatatttttttcttcaaaattatgatttttcttCATAAACTTCATTCTGCATGCCAAACACTAACCTCAACCTGGGTTGTTAGGTCATGTCACCCATGGCACTAACAATGACCATGGATGATGTGACAGAGGGCTGAGTGAGGCAGAAGGGGAGTCATCCTAGTCATCCAGATGAGGTGGTGGAAGGACAAATAGCAGAGCAAAAAGATAAAAGCTCAGATAGCTAAGGAGGGACAAAATGATGACACCTGATGTCCATTATTGATAAGAAGTATTATTACTCTGAAGTGGTGGgattttgtttctcagctgccACAGAGGACACCTGTCCATGAAGGGAATCAACCGTCTGTGGTCTCAGCGGGGGTGTAATATGTGGATTTGCATTCAGAGGTCTACATTAAACCATATGTTGTATTATAGATGCTGGGTGCAATTATATTGTTCCTAAACAAAAGCTAATATGTCTTGCTCTGAGGTTTCACCTTCCTGCTATAATGTTTGGCCTTTCTCTGCCTCATTTCATTAAAGCTCCAAGTTTGACTCCTCTTCCACAATTTTGAGTAAAatccttttgacttttttagCAACAGAATCATAATATCTGCAGAAATGGTCCTTTACATAGAGGTCTCAGGCTCACGTCCTCCACAGAGGACAAAAGTGGATCTTTGGGTCTTAAGAGGATGACTTACTCAGGAATGTGGCACTCGTTTGGTTCTCTTTGTAACGTACAAATGAGCTAAGCAAATGTGATTTTATATGACAAAAATGCAAGACGCATAAAGCctttaaacaaaaacaccactggAGGGTAAGggcagctgtttttttcctctatttGATCTCTCCCACAAATACTGTTTTCTCACCTGCGAGACATCCTCGACAGCCGATTCCACATGCTAAAAATTGGGGAAAACTACATTATGATAATGAAAGAATACAtttgaaatcatttaaaatcaCTGCGTTGTTTTTTTACCTGCCATCTCGACTTTGAAGCTCTTCAATGCGTTTCCTTTAACAGATAGAAAAAAAGTTGTTTATTAAGAAGCAAACAAATTAAGATGCTGTGCACAAAAAGTTAAATTCCataatttcttttaaattaaaaatgaagagatggcttttaaatataaaatacttaTTTTTCCTCAAGGTGTTTTTGCCTATCAGATATTTGCTGTCAGTTAAGATCGGTGACATTGTATTACTCACTTGTATTTTTTAGTCATGACAATGCAGACGAGTACGAAGGCCACAGTGGTACCAATCCCCACCACAGAGGGAATGATGATGTGATTATAGTTCTCTACACCTGAAAAAAATAGAAGTCGTGTTAGTGCCCTTCTCGGTTTTTGCTGCAAAAGTAGAAATGAGACTAAAcctagttttatttttaaagcagagTATAACTTCTATTCAAAATTACAAAATTCAACAACGAATTAAAAATATCTCACGTTTTATATGGAGTGTGAAAGTTTCAGATGATTTCAGGCCTCCATTAAATTCAGCAGTGCAGGTTATCTCGCTGTTGTCGTCCTTCTCTTCGGGAATAACTGTCAGGATGGACTGTGTCTCCCAGTTTCCTTGTTTAATATCTTTATGATGCACAATGATGTTTGTACTATCCAGATTCCATGTGAGTTTAGGAACATGAGTGGGGCAGGTGTGGATGACTGAACAGGTGACAGTGTAGGGCTCTCCTTGAGTGGCTGTCTTTGGTTTAATCACTGCAGGCTTTGGAGGCtcagctgaaaatgaaaaaggcaG
This sequence is a window from Oreochromis aureus strain Israel breed Guangdong linkage group 11, ZZ_aureus, whole genome shotgun sequence. Protein-coding genes within it:
- the LOC116330674 gene encoding myeloid cell surface antigen CD33-like → MGKQKIMMEFCLLFAAICSSVSSAEWKATVVKSIDALVTSCVVVPCSFSHTGGNLPTSRLRGIWHKKDDKKSNIYHEDYTLIKDSFKDRTTLVGRLGQNNCTLEITGVKDHDNGPFCFRVELVRTENNDPTKDMFSFVEDCVELNMLTEPPKPAVIKPKTATQGEPYTVTCSVIHTCPTHVPKLTWNLDSTNIIVHHKDIKQGNWETQSILTVIPEEKDDNSEITCTAEFNGGLKSSETFTLHIKRVENYNHIIIPSVVGIGTTVAFVLVCIVMTKKYKKRIEELQSRDGSMWNRLSRMSRRIRSGAGPSRSDQRRSIWSRFSRRPKGDMVDFGHSPNNVNSKSCDNQKVTKPRFPSPKSQPKSNNYKEDPDEGDDYINTADLNIYGNI
- the LOC120442642 gene encoding uncharacterized protein LOC120442642, translated to MKTLNDYSSVEECYTINKMSGSGPFFLCFCLAYILCSSSAWEVKMPRNIKGLLGSCLVIPCSYDYYQYPPKRPDRVVWYQYVSRGYPIVSDNWNRNDVLDIFKGRTSVYTSSHHRTCSLLIKRVTLADHSQKLYPWVDPENVGWRTYPFYDTTVTVEVVGTADPPVIEIFGNKVVGQSVTVQCSVYHTCPTYPPSLRLNIPLRNERLTHSPLSDGRSKTMVTTTLFIEKEYQTVECYVQHRGGRSASASKTLTSQCSISGLTVSSASYEFLEGDQSTVTCSVSYTCYRNIPTLTWNYGNMPASSDTSKLSGGAQWRTVSTLTFTASANDNGRSLICYARFPGGQTKEASVTLRVKRNILNLGWSFTAPATITGLKGSCLIIPCKFLYKNSQPNNLKVIWYLYQRNKYPAVFNQGESVISKFHGRTSLTGSVTEKNCSLKIERLDMSHNRDRLYPWMDKNPIDSYRTIDHTFFDSSTKLIVSEHAPEPQLGIIGILKVGEQGTVSCSVRHTCFSAPPTLTLKDLPGTNQNMDTLVSEGIWERKIIRTWTVKEEHESVSCAVNYPAGQSAEKSIPLTAECSISPLNISSTSDEFLEGYDSKVTCTALYTCHKNTPTLTWNYGSVAASANTEKVPGETQWRTVSMLSFKSSPSDNGRSVTCFAKFKGGQTQEVSISLRVKRNILNRGWSFNAPSTIIGLKGSCLIIPCKFSYKNSQPNDLQVMWYLYQINGFPAVFNQGGSVISKFDGRTSLIGSVVEQNCSLKIERLEMSHNHDRLYPWIDKNSITSYHTVGHSFYDGSTELSVSEHAPEPELNIIGTPRVGEQGTVSCSVRHACISAPPTVTLNGIPGKDQIMDTLVSDGIWERTVERFWEVKKSTRV